Part of the Kangiella geojedonensis genome is shown below.
ACCCTGAAATCTCTTGGTCATCACTATGGAATCAGGTGTTCTACGAAGGATACAAAGAGCCGACCTTTACTTGGCAATCATCAGCCTCGACTAATGATTATGAATCTAAGTTCTCGCTAGTGCCATTAAGTTTCGGTACTTTGAAAGCTGCTTTCTACGCCATGTTATTCGCGGTTCCTTTAGCCATATTTGGTGCTATTTTCACTGCTTATTTCATGGCGCCTAAGATGCGCTCGATGGTAAAGCCCACCGTTGAAATCATGGAAGCATTACCAACAGTGATCTTGGGTTTCTTAGCGGGGTTATGGTTAGCGCCGATTATTGAGGAAACCTTAGTTGGTTTCCTATTAACTATTATCTTACTGCCTATATTTACCGTGCTGTTTGGCTTGGCGTGGAACAAAGCTCCGGAGGGTATTCGCCATCGAGTGCCTGATGGATGGCAGGCAGCACTATTACTACCTGTGATTGTACTCGGAACGGTGTTTGCTTTCTGGATAGGTGAGCCAGTCGAAGCTTGGTTGTTCAACGGTGATATGCCCCGTTGGTTAGATGCTAATGGTTTTAACTATGACCAACGTAACTCGTTAGTAGTCGGATTGGCGATGGGCTTTGCGGTGATACCAACGATCTTCTCGATTACAGAAGACGCGATTTTCAGCGTACCAAAACACTTAACTAACGGTTCTTTGGCGTTAGGCGCGAGTCAGTGGCAGACATTGACACGTGTGGTTTTGCCAACAGCAAGCCCAGGTATTTTCTCTGCGCTAATGATTGGCCTAGGCCGTGCGGTAGGGGAAACCATGATTGTATTAATGGCTACGGGTAACACGCCAGTAATGGATATGAATATCTTCGAAGGTATGCGTACCTTGTCGGCGAATATTGCGGTGGAGATGCCTGAGTCCGAAGTGGGAAGTTCGCACTATCGCGTATTATTCTTAGCGGCATTTGTATTGTTTTTGTTCACCTTCGCCTTTAACACCATTGCGGAAGTGGTTCGACAACGTTTGCGTAATAAATACGGTTCACTGTAGGAGGAATAAACGATGAGTAAAAAATTCTTTAACAGTGGACAACACTGGGTTTGGTTAAACGCTGGTGCGATCAGTATCTCAATTATCATGGTCGTTGGTTTATTACTACTGATTGCTGTGCGCGGGTTGAGTCATTTCTGGCCGGCAGAAGTAAAAACCTTTGAAGTCGTTCAGGGAAATGAAACCCTGCAAGTTATGGGTGAGATCCATAACATAGAAGATGACATACAAGATGGTTTAGAACGAAAGCAGTACCTCGTGAAGATGGGGAACCGCGATGCTTATGGTCTAGATTTTAAATGGTTGGATGTTAAGAATATTACCGACACTACAGTCAACGAGAACGCTATTGTCGTTGAACGTCGTGAGTGGGGTAATTTGTATGGTTTTCTTACCTCAGTGACCAAAGATGGCACGGTTTATAAGAAAGACACAAAAGTATTACAAGACATTATTGAGCGTGCTTTGGATATTCATGGAGAAATTCGTGACATTGAGAAAGACGACATCGGTAGTATTAACTATGCGATGGAGCAGTTGCGTTTAGACCAACGACTTTTGGAATTAGATGGTGAGTTAACGGACGCAGCTCAAGCTGAAATTGATAAGCGTAAAGCTGAACTTCAAGAAGAGTTCCTAAGCTATCAAGAGCAATTACAAGTACTGTATACCGATATCAAGCGCGATACTGCTGAGTTTAGCTTAATCGGTGGTGAGAAAATCACGTTAACGGCGGGCAATATCGTTCGAGCATTCCAACCGAATCAGATGGGTTTCTGGGCAAAGCTCGGGCATTACTTCTCGAAAATTGGAGAGTTTATCTTTGATGAGCCAAGAGAAGCGAATACTGAGGGTGGTGTTTTTCCTGCAATTTTCGGTACGGTACTGATGGTACTGTTGATGTCGATTGTGGTTACACCATTAGGCGTTGTTGCCGCCGTTTACATGCGTGAGTACGCAAAGCAGGGCCCTTTAACTCGTACTATTCGAATCGCGGTGAATAACTTAGCGGGTGTTCCATCCATTGTTTACGGTGTTTTTGGTCTCGGTTTCTTCGTGTACTTCTTAGGCGGTTCTATTGATGAGCTGTTCTACCCAGAGGTAAGTCCTTCACCGATGTTTGGTACGCCTGGTTTGATTTGGGCTTCGTTGACTTTGGCGTTACTCACCTTGCCAGTTGTGATCGTATCGACTGAAGAAGGTTTGGCACGAATTCCGAAGTCGATTCGTGAAGGTAGCTTGGCGTTAGGCGCAACGAAATTTGAAACTTTGCGCAAAACGGTATTGCCGATGGCAAGTCCTGCGATGATGACGGGTTTGATCTTAGCGGTAGCTCGTGCTGCTGGTGAGGTGGCTCCGTTAATGCTGGTGGGTGTCGTCAAGCTTGCGCCAACCTTACCACTAGACGCAAATGCACCGTTTTTACATTTAGAGCGCAAGTTTATGCACCTTGGCTTCCATATTTATGACGTAGGTTTTCAAAGTCCGAACGTTGAAGCCGCTCGCCCTTTAGTTTATGCGACAGCATTACTCTTAGTACTGATTATTATTCTATTAAATATTGCGGCTATTAAGATCCGTAATAATCTGCGCGAAAAGTATAAATCGCTTGAGCAGTAAAGCATTCCATTGAGGTAATTGAAATGACACAAGTATTGGAAGAAAAGACAATCGAACAGCGTTTAGCAGAAGAGAAAATTTCTATTGAAGTGGATAAGCTCAATCTGTTCTACGGTGATAAACAAGCGCTTTATGATATTGATATGAAAATACCTGAAAAGAAGGTGACAGCCTTCATTGGCCCTTCTGGTTGCGGTAAATCAACGTTATTACGCTGTTTTAATCGTATGAATGACTTAGTCGATATCGCTCGGACTCAAGGTGATATCAATATACATGGCGAGAACATTAACAAGCAGGGTATTGATGTTGCCGAGTTGCGACGTAACGTTGGAATGGTATTCCAAAAACCAAACCCTTTCCCCAAGTCGATTTATGAAAATATTGCGTATGGACTGCGTTTACAAGGGATTAATAAACGCCGAGTGCTTGATGAAGTGGTCGAGTGGGCGCTAAAAGGCGCCGCGCTTTGGGACGAAGTTAAAGATCGTTTGCATGAGAATGCACTGGGTATGTCGGGTGGTCAGCAACAACGTTTATGTATCGCTCGCGCTATCGCTGTTCAGCCAGAAGTATTGTTATTGGATGAACCTGCGTCAGCACTGGATCCCATTTCAACATTAAAAATTGAAGAGTTGATTCACGAGCTTAAAAACGATTACACCATTGTTATCGTTACGCATAACATGCAGCAGGCTGCTCGCGTATCCGATTACACTGCGTTCATGTACATGGGTGACATGGTCGAGTTTGATCAAACGGATACGATCTTTACTAACCCGTCGCAGAAGAAAACCGAAGACTATATTACTGGTCGCTACGGTTAAACTATTTAAACTTGAGGTAACGAATGATGGATACTGAAAACTTAGGGCAACATATTTCTAAGCAGTTTAATCAGGACTTAGAAAATATTCGTGAAGAAGTTTTAGCGATGGGTGGCCTAGTTGAAGAGCAATTAACCAAAGCATTAGAAGCATTAAATCAGCATGACGTTGAGCTAGCTGAAGAAGTTATTGCGAATGACGACAAGGTAAATGATTTCGAGATTAATATTGATGAAGCTTGTGTCAAAATCTTGGCAAAACGTCAACCAGCAGCGAGTGACTTGCGCTTGGTTTCAACCGTGCTCAAGACGATTACCGATTTAGAGCGAGTCGGTGATGAAGCCGAAAAAATTGCACGTATGGCTGTTGATATTGCTGAGACTAAAGTAAGCTCACCGCTTAATGGTAAGTTACACTATGGTGCGTTACAACATTTAGGTAGCTTGGTGAAAACCATGTTGCATGAGGCTTTGGATTCATTTGCAAGAATGGATACAGAGTCTGCGGTAAAAGTCGCTAAAAAAGATAAAAAAGCGGATGAAGAGTATGATGCTATTTCACGTCAACTCATGACCTATATGATGGAAGAACCACGTAGCATTTCACAAGTGCTGGATTTTTTGTGGGCCGCGCGTGCGCTGGAGCGTATTGGTGATCACGCTCACAATATTTGTGAGTACATTGTCTATTTAGTTCAAGGTCAAGACGTTCGCCACTTGAC
Proteins encoded:
- the pstA gene encoding phosphate ABC transporter permease PstA, whose amino-acid sequence is MSKKFFNSGQHWVWLNAGAISISIIMVVGLLLLIAVRGLSHFWPAEVKTFEVVQGNETLQVMGEIHNIEDDIQDGLERKQYLVKMGNRDAYGLDFKWLDVKNITDTTVNENAIVVERREWGNLYGFLTSVTKDGTVYKKDTKVLQDIIERALDIHGEIRDIEKDDIGSINYAMEQLRLDQRLLELDGELTDAAQAEIDKRKAELQEEFLSYQEQLQVLYTDIKRDTAEFSLIGGEKITLTAGNIVRAFQPNQMGFWAKLGHYFSKIGEFIFDEPREANTEGGVFPAIFGTVLMVLLMSIVVTPLGVVAAVYMREYAKQGPLTRTIRIAVNNLAGVPSIVYGVFGLGFFVYFLGGSIDELFYPEVSPSPMFGTPGLIWASLTLALLTLPVVIVSTEEGLARIPKSIREGSLALGATKFETLRKTVLPMASPAMMTGLILAVARAAGEVAPLMLVGVVKLAPTLPLDANAPFLHLERKFMHLGFHIYDVGFQSPNVEAARPLVYATALLLVLIIILLNIAAIKIRNNLREKYKSLEQ
- the pstB gene encoding phosphate ABC transporter ATP-binding protein PstB encodes the protein MTQVLEEKTIEQRLAEEKISIEVDKLNLFYGDKQALYDIDMKIPEKKVTAFIGPSGCGKSTLLRCFNRMNDLVDIARTQGDINIHGENINKQGIDVAELRRNVGMVFQKPNPFPKSIYENIAYGLRLQGINKRRVLDEVVEWALKGAALWDEVKDRLHENALGMSGGQQQRLCIARAIAVQPEVLLLDEPASALDPISTLKIEELIHELKNDYTIVIVTHNMQQAARVSDYTAFMYMGDMVEFDQTDTIFTNPSQKKTEDYITGRYG
- the phoU gene encoding phosphate signaling complex protein PhoU; the protein is MMDTENLGQHISKQFNQDLENIREEVLAMGGLVEEQLTKALEALNQHDVELAEEVIANDDKVNDFEINIDEACVKILAKRQPAASDLRLVSTVLKTITDLERVGDEAEKIARMAVDIAETKVSSPLNGKLHYGALQHLGSLVKTMLHEALDSFARMDTESAVKVAKKDKKADEEYDAISRQLMTYMMEEPRSISQVLDFLWAARALERIGDHAHNICEYIVYLVQGQDVRHLTWDEIHRLVKKRN